From a single Mangifera indica cultivar Alphonso chromosome 19, CATAS_Mindica_2.1, whole genome shotgun sequence genomic region:
- the LOC123203665 gene encoding cilia- and flagella-associated protein 251-like: MELELALKITHNRDDSTSKMADFRITKDSSGPLFMSTETESKFILTGHLKGFRRENIDVEINEAGNRIAISGKKPVQEMVLTGWVLCRKEVEIRAFRKVFRIPERVKLGKIKAKLNDETSTLTIVMPKWEKGIRGIGIEEVNEEEEDRARTESDEIPGIEKAKEEIQKESERPIDKKETDQVVKGEFPETIQQKNEGLEDSRQVSDKVSDGKPEATKAEEFSGGEYTREAVKEKPEKAREEIASEEREVKAWDYMEPEGKSSGKKDQVAEKLHRGPEIESQASAKKVEASKQESDGSQKTESPPTEEIQRENLPEERAQLQELKGQALSPDNIRSKTPGDNQMTAPTGHPSSPSNAIEDQETTKENYQLEDEIPGESPRQEPRKEVLESAKLESHQEPEQQKTSSPNNLADQHSEETQQKEIEGKITREEISEEKVEENESQELEKQKDLIEEAAQVKKHVGKSSKTCRPLVVAGSALLVSVLVFAFHFIRAKKR, from the exons ATGGAGCTTGAATTGGCACTCAAAATCACTCATAACAGGGATGATTCAACTTCCAAAATGGCAGATTTTAGGATCACAAAAGACTCTTCTGGCCCTCTTTTCATGTCTACAGAAACTGAATCCAAGTTCATCCTCACTGGCCATCTCAAAG GTTTCAGAAGAGAGAACATTGATGTTGAGATAAATGAAGCTGGGAACCGAATTGCAATTAGTGGGAAGAAGCCTGTTCAGGAGATGGTGTTGACGGGTTGGGTTCTGTGCAGGAAAGAGGTGGAGATAAGGGCTTTTCGGAAAGTTTTTCGGATTCCAGAAAGGGTGAAATTAGGTAAAATTAAGGCCAAGCTTAATGATGAAACATCAACTCTGACAATTGTTATGCCTAAGTGGGAGAAAGGAATTCGTGGGATTGGGATCGAGGAAGTGAACGAAGAGGAGGAAGATAGAGCAAGAACTGAATCTGATGAAATTCCTGGAATTGAGAAAGCAAAAGAGGAAATTCAGAAAGAGTCTGAAAGGCCAATAGACAAGAAAGAAACTGACCAGGTTGTAAAAGGGGAGTTTCCTGAAACTATACAACAAAAGAACGAAGGTTTGGAGGATTCTCGTCAGGTTTCGGATAAAGTAAGTGATGGAAAACCTGAAGCAACAAAAGCTGAAGAGTTTTCCGGAGGAGAATATACTCGAGAGGCAGTAAAGGAGAAACCTGAAAAAGCCAGGGAAGAAATTGCTTCTGAAGAGCGAGAGGTAAAAGCTTGGGATTACATGGAGCCTGAAGGTAAAAGCTCGGGAAAAAAGGATCAGGTTGCGGAGAAATTACATAGAGGCCCAGAAATTGAGTCTCAGGCGAGTGCTAAAAAGGTGGAAGCATCTAAGCAAGAGAGCGATGGTTCACAGAAAACAGAATCCCCACCAACTGAAGAAATTCAAAGAGAAAACCTTCCTGAAGAAAGAGCACAGTTGCAAGAATTGAAAGGACAAGCTCTTAGTCCGGATAATATTCGATCTAAAACTCCTGGAGACAATCAAATGACTGCGCCAACAGGACACCCAAGTTCACCATCCAATGCTATTGAAGATCAAGAAACAACTAAAGAGAACTACCAACTGGAAGATGAAATCCCTGGAGAATCACCAAGGCAAGAACCTCGAAAAGAAGTGCTAGAATCAGCAAAACTTGAATCCCATCAGGAACCTGAGCAGCAAAAAACTTCAAGTCCGAATAACTTGGCAGATCAACACAGTGAAGAAACTCAACagaaagaaattgaaggaaaaataaCTAGAGAAGAAATATCTGAAGAAAAAGTAGAGGAAAATGAATCTCAGGAATTGGAGAAGCAGAAAGATCTGATTGAGGAAGCAGCCCAAGTGAAGAAGCATGTTGGGAAAAGTTCCAAGACGTGTCGTCCTCTTGTTGTTGCAGGATCAGCCTTACTTGTATCTGTTTTAGTGTTTGCTTTCCATTTCATTAGAGCTAAGAAAAGATAA